The proteins below come from a single Miscanthus floridulus cultivar M001 chromosome 1, ASM1932011v1, whole genome shotgun sequence genomic window:
- the LOC136458246 gene encoding uncharacterized protein, with protein MGKDIRSFPLPDIVHSYDDASHIPYEIFEEASVEQNPEDVLLCDSLNAKQRSAYDEIMATIYSKQGGMFFMDGPGRTRKTFLYRALLAKLRSQDKLVVATATSGVAASIMLGGRMAHSCFKIPLTIEEGGCCSFTKQSGTAKLLQQAALVIWDEASMTKRQNVEALDNSLWDIMGWSDLPFGGKTVVLGGDFRQVLLVVRKGSMAQIVGASLRRSYLWESMRHLKLVRNMRAQSDSRFADYLLRIGGGTEEVNEDGNVCILDEICVPYSGDAEKDLHRLIGIIFPDLNANMADKGYITTRAILSTCNDWVDMINMKMIDMFQGGEMVYHSFDSTVDDPHNYYLLEFLNSLTPNGLPPHVLKLKLRCHVILLRNIDPTNGLCNGTRPVVWGS; from the coding sequence ATGGGGAAGGACATAAGGTCATTTCCTCTTCCTGATATTGTTCACTCATACGACGATGCTAGCCATATTCCTTATGAGATATTTGAGGAAGCTAGTGTCGAGCAGAATCCCGAAGATGTGCTATTGTGCGACTCACTCAACGCCAAGCAAAGGTCTGCCTATGATGAGATAATGGCCACTATCTACAGCAAACAAGGTGGGATGTTCTTTATGGATGGACCTGGCAGGACGAGAAAGACCTTTTTGTATAGGGCACTTCTCGCAAAACTACGTAGCCAGGACAAGCTTGTCGTGGCTACAGCTACATCTGGAGTCGCAGCATCCATAATGCTAGGTGGGAGGATGGCCCACTCATGTTTCAAGATACCCCTCACTATTGAAGAGGGTGGTTGTTGTAGCTTCACAAAACAGAGTGGTACAGCCAAGTTGCTGCAGCAAGCAGCTCTCGTAATTTGGGACGAGGCATCTATGACAAAGAGGCAAAATGTGGAAGCACTAGACAATAGCCTATGGGATATAATGGGCTGGTCAGACCTACCATTTGGTGGGAAGACTGTTGTCCTTGGTGGGGATTTTAGACAGGTCCTCCTTGTTGTGCGAAAAGGATCCATGGCTCAAATAGTTGGTGCTTCTCTACGAAGGTCGTATCTTTGGGAATCCATGCGCCACCTAAAGCTCGTCCGCAACATGAGGGCTCAGAGTGACTCGAGGTTTGCAGATTATCTATTGCGCATTGGTGGTGGAACGGAAGAGGTTAACGAAGATGGCAATGTATGTATTCTAGATGAGATTTGTGTCCCGTACTCTGGCGATGCCGAGAAAGATCTTCATAGATTGATCGGCATCATCTTTCCAGATCTAAATGCAAATATGGCAGACAAAGGCTACATCACCACGAGAGCGATTTTATCTACATGTAACGATTGGGttgacatgatcaatatgaaaatgaTTGATATGTTCCAGGGCGGTGAGATGGTGTATCACAGTTTTGACTCCACGGTAGATGATCCACATAACTATTATCTATTGGAGTTCCTTAATAGTCTGACCCCCAATGGGCTGCCTCCACACGTCTTGAAGCTCAAGCTCAGGTGTCATGTcatattgcttaggaatattgaccCTACCAATGGGCTATGCAATGGTACAAGGCCGGTGGTGTGGGGTTCCTAA